In the genome of Notamacropus eugenii isolate mMacEug1 chromosome 5, mMacEug1.pri_v2, whole genome shotgun sequence, one region contains:
- the SON gene encoding protein SON isoform X6: MATNIEQIFRSFVVSKFREIQQELSSGRVEGQLNGETNPPVEGNQSGDAAACARSLPNEEIVQKIEEVLSGVLDTELRYKPDLKEASRKSRCVSVQTDPTDEIPTKKSKKHKKHKNKKKKKKKEKEKEKKYKRQSEESESKLKSHHGGNVGLESDSYLKFDSEPSVMGLEHPVRALGLPKPPAVMLKSPTMTLGLNESPAVALEPPTMAVEVSEPHTLVALKPTSVGELSELHTTLVPEPFTLEQPESSVAITLESSVKQTLESPAVMPVPTTTVVPKSSEAHMTVSSEYSTRSMPKHLESPSLEPSKITLLEPPASKLLELSETCVVTASETPAEVHPRSSSITALELPEASVTEVLRLPEQSTTIPLLSVEPPTTMVLELPKPPAVSVPEMPGPPTTPVPELPGPPTTPMPEFPGPPVTSVPELLRTPTTSVPELPGPPVTSVPELPGSYVTSVPEVPGPPVIPVPEVPVPEVPESPVASVLEFRGPPATPVQVPELPGPPGTLVPELPGPPVTLVHVPELPGPSATPVLELSQDLPGLPASSMVTELPQEVPRQPTMALEMPQELPGLPVVTTALELPGQPVVTVALELAEQPVMTAEPEQPTVMSALELPGQPEVTTAAGLPGQPVATTAPELPGQPEVPELRGLPSVTGVSELPGQPSATVAQELPGQSGALGQPVATVALELLGQPVASELSGQPTVAAALELPGQPVATVALEMSGHSVMTTSDLSTMTVSQSLEVPSTTALETYSTVAQELPTTLVGETSVTVSVDPLMAPESHMLTSNTMDSQMLASNTMDSQMLASNAMDSQMLASNTLDSQMLASNSMDSQMLASNSMDSQMLASNTMDSQMLASNSMDTQMLASNSMDSQMLATSTMDSQMLATSTMDSQMLATSSMDSQMLATSSMDSQMLATSTMDSQMLATSTMDSQMLATSTMDSQMLATSTMDSQMLASSTMDSQMLASSTMDSQMLASSTMDAQMLASSTPESSMLGPKSPDPYRLAQDPYRLAQDPYRLGHDPYRLGHDPYRLGQDPYRLGHDPYRLAPDPYRMSPRPYRIAPRPYRIAPRPYRLAPRPLMLASRRSMMMSYAAERSMMSSYAAERSMMSYERSMMSPMAERSMMSAYERSMMSAYERSMMSPMAERSMMSAYERSMMAYERSMMSPMAERSMMSMGADRSMMSSYSDRSMMSSYSDRSMMSSYTADRSMMSMTADSYADSYTDSYTEAYMVPPLPPEEPPTMPPLPPEEPPMTPPLPPEEPPEGPSLPVEQSALPVENAWATAGTALLSEEPALPPEPPVMQTEMPESTMTDYSVGAPEPSVLTSEPAVTVSEPPPEPESSMTSTSLESHVTQEHAIIAPQAAVLSSGSEALSETAILTAEPTESPIVTESVETFEPILASGPVSEQIMYLTEVAVPEPSEMAVPEVVVPELTEVAVPEPTEVAVPEPTETVIPEPTEVAVAGLPEVAVQGPAEVAVQGPAEVAVQGLAEVAVQGSVEVVVQEPADMAVQGSAEVAVQGPEEVTFQGLAEVAFQGPAEMAVQGPAEMAVQGPAEVAVQGPAEVAVQGPTEVVDQGLTEVMVQGQAEVIFQEPATVVVQESAMLVPELTAALPEPPVVEVAMPEPIVLEPSVAVPDGTVVVPEPTPTMESTVMTSEPGIKRTDVVSLVESNLSQQTIIQEMSIQSSEAADNEKRQLESHSYESIHRVNTLLDVNSPVIAKETEHNTASATSPVVSEVGVEKVLPGSETDHNTLLTTCPSEANIVGTVSTTSSHIHELDVKGTTKEIELFAATVTSSVSKADVEGHLPTQEIEHDMVISTSPSGGSEADIEGPLPANDIHHDVLSANNLLGKTDPEASLPMKDSEHDTVIAISYKDGSNETEKETPLSAKNTEQEPVFTAHICNLNEADLVRPLLPKDMERVTNLRTDIEGPLSASGVERDIVTTASPVVISIPERASESSSEEKDDYEIFVKVKDTHDKSKKTKSRDKGEKERKRDSSLRSRSKRSKSSEHKSRRRTSESRSRARKRSSKSKSHRSQTRSRSRSRRRRRSSRSRSKSRGRRSLSKEKRKRSPKHRSKSRERKRKRSSSRDNRKVARARSRTPSRRSRSHTPSRRRRSRSVVRRRSFSISPVRRSRTPSRRSRTPSRRSRTPSRRSRTPSRRRRSRSVVRRRSFSISPVRLRRSRTPLRRRFSRSPIRRKRSRSSERGRSPPKRLTDLDKAQLLEIAKANAAAMCAKAGVPLPPNLKPAPPPTVEEKVAKKSGGATIEELTEKCKQIAQSKEDDDVIVNKPHVSDEEEEERPFYHHPFKLNEPKPIFFNLNIAAAKPTPPKNQVTLTKEFPVSSGSQHRKKEADSVYGEWVPVEKNGEENKDDDNVFSSNLPTEPVDISTAMSERALAQKRLSENAFDLEAMSMLNRAQERIDAWAQLNSIPGQFTGSTGVQVLTQEQLANTGAQAWIKKDGH; encoded by the exons ATGGCGACAAACATCGAGCAGATCTTCAGGTCCTTCGTGGTCAGTAAATTCCGGGAAATTCAGCAAGAGCTTTCCAG tgGCAGGGTTGAAGGCCAGCTGAATGGTGAAACAAACCCACCTGTTGAAGGAAACCAGTCAGGTGATGCAGCTGCCTGTGCAAGGAGCCTACCAAATGAAGAAATAGTGCAGAAGATAGAAGAAGTGCTGTCTGGGGTCCTAGACACAGAATTACGATATAAACCAG atttaaagGAGGCCTCCAGAAAAAGTAGATGTGTATCTGTACAGACAGACCCTACTGATGAAATTCCCACCAAAAAatcaaagaagcataaaaaacacaaaaataaaaagaagaaaaagaagaaagagaaagagaaagagaaaaaatacaagaGACAGTCAGAAGAATCTGAGTCAAAGCTGAAATCTCATCATGGTGGGAATGTAGGATTAGAGTCTGATTCCTATTTGAAGTTTGATTCAGAGCCCTCAGTGATGGGGCTGGAACACCCTGTCAGAGCACTTGGGCTGCCTAAGCCTCCTGCAGTAATGCTGAAGTCACCAACAATGACATTGGGACTGAATGAATCCCCTGCAGTTGCTCTGGAACCTCCTACAATGGCAGTAGAGGTATCAGAACCACATACTTTAGTAGCACTGAAGCCAACTTCAGTTGGGGAACTATCAGAACTACATACAACATTAGTCCCAGAACCCTTCACATTAGAGCAACCAGAGTCATCTGTGGCTATAACACTGGAATCATCTGTGAAACAGACATTGGAATCTCCTGCAGTGATGCCAGTGCCTACTACAACAGTAGTGCCGAAGTCATCTGAGGCACATATGACAGTGTCATCGGAATACAGTACAAGATCTATGCCGAAGCATTTGGAGAGTCCATCTTTAGAGCCGTCAAAGATCACATTGCTCGAGCCTCCAGCATCAAAACTGCTAGAGTTATCAGAAACTTGTGTGGTGACGGCATCAGAGACACCTGCAGAGGTCCATCCTAGGTCAAGCTCCATAACAGCTTTGGAGTTGCCAGAGGCATCTGTAACTGAAGTTCTGAGGTTGCCTGAGCAATCTACAACAATACCATTGTTGTCTGTGGAGCCTCCTACAACTATGGTATTGGAGTTGCCCAAACCACCTGCAGTCTCAGTGCCAGAGATGCCAGGGCCCCCCACAACACCAGTGCCAGAGTTGCCAGGACCCCCCACAACACCAATGCCGGAGTTCCCAGGTCCTCCTGTGACGTCGGTGCCGGAGCTGCTGAGAACCCCTACGACGTCTGTCCCGGAGCTGCCAGGGCCCCCTGTGACATCGGTGCCGGAGCTGCCAGGGTCCTACGTGACATCAGTGCCAGAGGTGCCGGGCCCCCCTGTGATTCCGGTGCCAGAGGTGCCGGTTCCGGAGGTGCCAGAGTCCCCTGTGGCATCGGTACTGGAGTTTCGGGGGCCCCCTGCAACACCGGTGCAGGTTCCGGAGTTGCCGGGGCCCCCCGGGACACTGGTGCCAGAGTTGCCAGGGCCCCCTGTGACACTGGTACATGTACCAGAGTTGCCGGGGCCCTCAGCAACACCAGTGCTTGAGTTGTCACAGGATTTGCCTGGGCTTCCAGCATCATCGATGGTGACGGAGTTGCCTCAGGAAGTGCCAAGGCAACCCACGATGGCGCTGGAAATGCCGCAAGAGTTGCCTGGGCTGCCTGTGGTGACAACAGCATTGGAGTTGCCGGGGCAGCCTGTGGTGACCGTGGCTTTGGAATTGGCAGAACAACCTGTGATGACAGCAGAACCGGAGCAGCCTACAGTGATGTCAGCGCTGGAGTTGCCGGGGCAACCTGAGGTGACGACAGCAGCAGGGTTGCCTGGGCAGCCTGTGGCTACCACAGCACCAGAGTTGCCTGGGCAGCCAGAGGTGCCAGAGTTGCGGGGGCTGCCTTCGGTGACTGGGGTCTCAGAGTTGCCAGGGCAGCCCTCAGCAACTGTAGCACAGGAGTTGCCGGGGCAGTCTGGGGCACTAGGGCAGCCTGTGGCAACTGTGGCACTGGAGTTGCTGGGGCAGCCTGTAGCATCAGAGCTGTCAGGGCAACCTACAGTAGCTGCAGCGCTAGAGTTGCCAGGGCAACCTGTGGCAACTGTAGCGCTAGAAATGTCAGGTCATTCTGTGATGACAACATCGGATCTGTCAACGATGACCGTTTCACAATCCCTGGAGGTGCCTTCAACGACAGCGCTGGAAACATATAGTACAGTAGCACAGGAGCTACCTACTACATTAGTGGGGGAGACATCTGTAACAGTATCAGTGGATCCCCTGATGGCCCCTGAGTCCCATATGTTAACTTCTAATACTATGGACTCCCAGATGTTAGCTTCCAATACCATGGACTCCCAGATGTTAGCCTCCAATGCCATGGACTCCCAGATGTTAGCCTCCAATACTTTGGACTCCCAGATGTTAGCCTCCAACAGCATGGACTCCCAGATGTTAGCCTCCAACAGCATGGACTCCCAGATGTTAGCCTCCAACACCATGGACTCCCAGATGTTAGCCTCCAACAGCATGGACACCCAGATGTTAGCTTCCAACAGCATGGACTCCCAGATGTTAGCGACTAGCACCATGGACTCCCAGATGTTAGCGACTAGCACCATGGACTCCCAGATGTTAGCGACTAGCAGCATGGACTCCCAGATGTTAGCGACTAGCAGCATGGACTCCCAGATGTTAGCGACTAGCACCATGGACTCCCAGATGTTAGCGACTAGCACCATGGACTCCCAGATGTTAGCGACTAGCACCATGGACTCCCAGATGTTAGCGACTAGCACCATGGACTCCCAGATGTTAGCCTCCAGCACCATGGATTCCCAGATGTTAGCCTCCAGCACCATGGACTCCCAGATGTTAGCCTCCAGCACCATGGATGCCCAGATGTTGGCGTCCAGTACACCAGAGTCCTCTATGCTAGGTCCCAAGTCACCTGATCCCTACAGGTTAGCCCAAGATCCATACAGGTTAGCCCAGGATCCCTACAGGTTAGGTCATGACCCTTACAGGTTAGGTCATGACCCTTACAGATTAGGACAGGACCCCTATAGGTTAGGTCATGATCCCTATAGGCTAGCTCCTGACCCTTATAGAATGTCACCCAGGCCATATAGGATAGCACCCAGGCCATATAGAATAGCACCCAGGCCTTATCGATTAGCACCCAGGCCCCTAATGTTAGCATCTAGGCGCTCTATGATGATGTCATATGCTGCTGAACGCTCTATGATGTCATCTTACGCTGCTGAACGCTCTATGATGTCCTATGAACGTTCTATGATGTCACCAATGGCTGAGCGTTCTATGATGTCAGCCTATGAGCGCTCTATGATGTCAGCCTACGAGCGCTCTATGATGTCTCCCATGGCTGAGCGCTCTATGATGTCAGCCTATGAGCGTTCTATGATGGCTTATGAGCGCTCCATGATGTCTCCAATGGCTGAGAGGTCTATGATGTCTATGGGTGCTGACCGTTCCATGATGTCATCCTATTCTGACCGCTCCATGATGTCATCCTATTCTGACCGTTCCATGATGTCCTCTTATACTGCTGACCGCTCAATGATGTCTATGACTGCTGATTCCTATGCTGATTCCTATACAGATTCATATACTGAGGCTTATATGGTACCACCCTTGCCTCCTGAGGAGCCACCTACTATGCCTCCTTTGCCACCAGAGGAGCCCCCCATGACACCACCATTACCTCCTGAGGAGCCCCCTGAGGGACCATCATTACCTGTTGAGCAGTCAGCATTACCTGTTGAAAATGCATGGGCTACTGCTGGAACAGCATTACTCTCTGAAGAACCAGCTTTACCCCCTGAGCCTCCTGTGATGCAGACAGAGATGCCAGAGTCTACAATGACTGATTATTCTGTAGGAGCTCCAGAGCCGTCAGTATTAACATCAGAGCCTGCTGTAACTGTTTCAGAGCCACCACCAGAGCCAGAATCTTCCATGACATCAACATCTTTAGAGTCTCATGTGACACAAGAGCATGCTATTATAGCGCCACAGGCAGCTGTTCTATCTTCTGGATCTGAAGCATTGTCAGAGACTGCTATATTAACTGCAGAACCCACTGAATCTCCTATTGTGACAGAGTCAGTGGAAACTTTTGAGCCCATTTTAGCATCTGGGCCTGTCTCAGAACAGATTATGTATTTGACTGAGGTGGCAGTCCCAGAGCCCTCAGAAATGGCAGTCCCAGAGGTGGTGGTCCCAGAACTAACAGAGGTGGCTGTCCCAGAACCAACAGAGGTGGCGGTCCCAGAACCAACAGAGACAGTGATTCCAGAGCCGACGGAGGTGGCAGTCGCAGGGTTGCCTGAGGTGGCTGTCCAGGGGCCGGCTGAGGTGGCGGTCCAGGGGCCGGCTGAGGTGGCGGTCCAGGGGCTGGCTGAGGTGGCGGTCCAGGGGTCAGTTGAGGTGGTGGTCCAGGAGCCAGCAGATATGGCAGTCCAGGGGTCGGCTGAGGTGGCAGTCCAGGGGCCAGAAGAGGTGACTTTCCAGGGACTGGCTGAGGTGGCTTTCCAGGGGCCAGCAGAGATGGCAGTCCAGGGCCCAGCAGAGATGGCAGTCCAGGGCCCAGCAGAGGTGGCAGTCCAGGGCCCAGCAGAGGTGGCAGTCCAGGGTCCCACAGAGGTGGTAGACCAGGGACTGACAGAGGTGATGGTCCAAGGTCAAGCAGAGGTGATTTTCCAGGAGCCAGCCACGGTGGTGGTTCAGGAGTCTGCCATGCTAGTCCCAGAGCTGACTGCAGCACTTCCGGAGCCACCTGTGGTAGAGGTGGCCATGCCAGAACCCATAGTCCTAGAGCCATCTGTAGCAGTGCCTGATGGTACTGTAGTTGTTCCAGAGCCCACACCAACGATGGAGTCTACAGTAATGACTTCAGAGCCTGGTATTAAAAGAACAGATGTAGTCTCACTTGTTGAGTCTAATctttctcaacagaccatcatacAGGAAATGTCCATTCAGTCAAGTGAAGCGGCAGATAATGAAAAAAGGCAACTGGAGAGTCATTCTTATGAAAGCATACACCGTGTAAATACACTCTTGGATGTAAATAGTCCTGTAATTGCAAAAGAGACAGAACATAACACTGCTTCTGCCACTAGCCCTGTTGTTAGTGAAGTTGGTGTGGAGAAAGTTTTGCCTGGCAGTGAGACTGATCATAACACACTGTTGACCACATGCCCTAGTGAAGCTAATATAGTTGGGACTGTATCTACCACCAGTTCCCATATTCATGAACTTGATGTAAAGGGAACTACTAAGGAGATTGAACTTTTTGCAGCAACTGTTACCAGCTCAGTAAGTAAGGCTGATGTTGAGGGACATTTACCTACTCAAGAGATTGAACATGACATGGTAATTTCAACTAGTCCTAGTGGTGGTAGTGAAGCTGATATTGAGGGACCTTTGCCTGCTAATGACATTCATCATGATGTATTATCTGCTAATAATCTACTTGGTAAGACTGATCCAGAAGCATCATTACCTATGAAAGATAGTGAACATGACACAGTAATTGCTATCAGTTATAAAGATGGTAgtaatgaaacagagaaagagacaccACTCTCTGCTAAAAATACTGAACAAGAGCCTGTATTTACTGCCCACATTTGTAATCTTAATGAAGCAGATCTAGTGAGACCTTTACTTCCCAAAGATATGGAACGTGTCACAAACCTTAGGACTGATATAGAGGGACCTTTGTCTGCAAGTGGAGTTGAACGTGACATAGTAACTACTGCCAGCCCTGTTGTTATTAGCATACCTGAAAGAGCTTCAGAATCTTCATCAGAAGAAAAGGATGATTACGAAATCTTTGTGAAAGTTAAGGACACACATGACAAGAGCAAGAAAACTAAAAGCCGTGATAAaggtgagaaagagaggaaaagagattcTTCGTTAAGATCTCGAAGTAAGCGCTCTAAGTCTTCGGAACACAAGTCACGCAGACGCACAAGTGAATCCCGTTCAAGAGCAAGAAAGAGGTCATCTAAATCTAAGTCTCATCGATCCCAAACGCGTTCACGATCACGTTCAAGACGTAGGAGGAGAAGCAGCAGATCAAGATCAAAGTCAAGAGGAAGGCGTTCTTTATCAAAAGAGAAACGTAAAAGGTCTCCAAAACACAGGTCCAAGtctagggaaagaaaaaggaaaagatctagCTCTAGAGATAATCGCAAAGTAGCCAGAGCTCGAAGTCGTACACCTAGTCGTCGCAGTAGAAGTCATACTCCTAGTAGACGAAGAAGGTCTAGGTCTGTGGTTAGAAGGAGGAGCTTCAGCATTTCTCCTGTTCGCCGCAGCCGCACCCCAAGCCGCCGCAGCCGTACCCCAAGCCGCCGCAGCCGCACCCCAAGCCGCCGCAGCCGCACCCCAAGCCGTCGAAGAAGATCTAGATCTGTGGTAAGACGGAGAAGCTTTAGTATATCACCAGTTCGACTAAGGCGATCACGGACACCATTGAGGAGGCGTTTTAGTAGGTCTCCTATTCGCCGGAAACGATCCAGGTCTTCTGAAAGAGGCAGGTCACCACCTAAACGTCTGACAGATTTGG ATAAGGCTCAACTACTTGAAATAGCCAAAGCTAATGCAGCTGCCATGTGTGCTAAGGCTGGTGTTCCTTTACCGCCAAACCTAAAACCTGCACCTCCACCAACTGTAGAAGAGAAAGTTGCTAAAAAGTCAGGAGGAGCCACAATAGAAGAGCTCACTGAG AAATGCAAACAGATTGCACAAAGTAAAGAAGATGATGATGTTATAGTGAACAAGCCCCATGTTTcggatgaagaggaggaagaacgTCCTTTCTATCATCATCCCTTT